The DNA region TTTCAAAGCCAGGTAATCGATCCAATTTTAAAAAGATTGCATCAAAACCCAAATTTAAAAATTACACTTTTATCTTTCGAAAAAAAAATACCTACAGAAAATGAACTTCTAAAAATAAACAAACTTCATCCCAATTTAAATTTAATTATAAAAAAAAGATTTCCATTCATAGGCAAAATCAGCTTTTTTCTTCCTATAAAAAACCTCTGTATTTTTTTAAAACAAAATTACTTCGATGAAATAATTGCTCGTGGACCGCTAGCTGGATATGTTGCTATTAAAACTATGCAAAAAATAAACAAATATAATCTAAAACTAACCGTTCAGGCACGCGGGCTTGGGGCTGAAGAATATCGATTTTCAAACGAATATTCACCGTCCCAAAATATTCTAAAAAAATTAATGTTCAGAATAATTTACAAAAAATTAAAAAATCTTGAGTTTGCAACTTATTGCAGAAAAGATTATCTATCAAAATTTGAAATCGAATCTGTAAGCGAAGCTCTAAAAGAATATTTGATAACAGAATTCAAAGCTGACAAAAATAAAATAACAATAGCCGCACTCGATATTCCACAAAAATTATCTACTGTCGAAATAAAAACATACCGGCAAGCTATTCGCAGTGAACTGCAAATACCACAAGAAGCCGCAGTTTATTGTTATAGCGGTTCAGCAAGACCTTGGCAGTGCATAGAAGAATCAATCGAATATTTTAAAAAAGAACATGAAAAAAACAAAAATATTTTTCTACTAATCTACTCCCAAGATGAAGAAACAATTAAAAAAATTGCAAGGCAAAAAGGGCTAGATAACTCTTGTTACAAAATAAAATTTATTAAATCACAAGACTTGATTCGATATTTATCAGCAGCTGATTTTGGAATACTTTTTAGAAAAAAAGATATTATCAATTATGTAAGTCGGCCAACTAAATTGCTCGAATACAACTCAGCTGGCCTAAAAATCATTCACAATCAAACTGTTGCTTTATTAAAATAGTAAAATTATCCAGCTGCTGCATAATAAACATATTCTAAACTCACAATATCCGCTTCTATGTTTTTTAAATTTTGCAAAAATTTTTCAACAAAAGCTCTAAGATTTTCATCTGAATATTTACCTGCTCTCAAATTATCTGTCAATAATTGATCCAAACCCAACACCGCTGAATTTAAATTCGTCAATTCTAATCTACCTTCACGACCTATACGACTTCGACAAAATGCTATTCCCTTTTTGAATCTACAAAAGTTACCCAAAAAATGCATACTATAAACTATAAAACGTAGATTTTTACGCGCTTCACGCTTTCCTTGAATATTTAAATCAAATGTTGAAGAAATTTCAAGACAAATAGCTTTATACTCTATTTTAAATTCTTTACATATTTCATCAGTTGGCTCAACATTCAAAAACTGATAATTATTAATAATCAACGAATATTTACATATAAAATTATCAACTTTTTCTTTTGTCCCAGTACAAAAAACTGCCGTATTAATTGCTAAATAAAAAATTAAAAACCAAAACAATTTCTTTAACATATCCCACCCCTTAACAAAAAAAGACCTACTAAAAAATTAGCAGGTCTACACATTTAATAGCAATTAAGTGATAAAAACTAATATTATTTTGAAATTAAACTAAATTTTTTCCCAATCGCCATCATCATTTTCCGGGTCTTCTTGCTTTTTAGAACACCCCATCAAATCTGCATAAATTTCTCGTGCAAAATCCAATGTAATTTGCATCTGAGCTTTTAATTCAGAACGCCAATAAGGATCTTTTAATAGAGGTGCAATAAAAGTTATTAAATTCAAAGCTTTTATTTTAATCTGATCTGTATTTTTTGTTGCATTAATATCAATTAGTTCCCGGCGAAGCCTCCAATAATTTTTAACATCATCTTCAGTTACTGCAGAAACCATTCCTAAATATAAACTAAAAAATAAAAATAAAACCAATTTCTTAATCATTTAAAATTCCCATTAAATTTTAACAAGTTGCATCTTTAATATCCTAATATTTTAGAACTAGCGGTTTGTTGTATTTCAGCTAAAACAGTTGAATAATCTTTTTGTAATTCTTCTGGATATGCTTTTAAGTCTAAGACTAAAGAATTTAAATATTTCCAAAAATCTATTGTTACTTCATTTTGTTTACAATAAACATAAAACCGCAATGCTTCGCCAAATAATGAACTAAAATATTTAGTAAGATCTTCTCTTAAATATGCACCCTGGTGATTTAAACCACCACCAACTACTAGATCATCATATTCGCCTAATGCATTCAATACACCAAAACTAGAAACAAAAAACATTCCCAAAATAAATTTCTTAAACATAATAAAACTCCAAAATATTTAAATTATTAGCGAAATTATCGCTGCATTCAAAAGATTAACCAATGTTCCACCCAAAAGCGCTTTAAATCCTAAACGAATTAAAACATGTCTCTTTGTTGGGCACAACGCACCAATTCCGCCGATTTGAATTCCAATACTGGAAAAATTAGCAAAACCACAAAGAGCATATGTCAAAATCACTTGTGTTCTATCTGCTAAATTTGCTTTTACAAAACTGCTGTATGCTACAAATTCGTTAATCACTAATTTCTGACCAAGCAAAGACCCTGCTGTATAAACATCCTGCGAAGGAACACCTAGCAAAAACGCAATTGGCGAAAAGATCTTAGCAAAAATATCATTCAATGTAAAAAGTCCAGCGGAAGATAACATATAATTTATCATCGCAATCAAACTTATAAAGGTTATAAGCATTGCCAAAATATTAACAGCTAACTTTAAGCCATCCGTTGTTCCTCGTGAAACAGCATCTAAAACATTGCTTGTTTCTACCGGCATATCTACACTTTCACCGCTCATTGTTTTTGGTTTTTCAACTTCTGGATATAAAATTTTTGCAACCAAAATAGCTCCTGGAATCGCCATCACGCTTGCAGAAAACATATGAATCATAGAAACACCCATAGCACCATAAACAGCTAAAATCGCTCCGCTGATTGTTGCCATACCACTAACCATAATCACAAAAATTTCAGAATCGGTCATCGATGGTAAATAATTTTTGACAAGTAACGGCGCTTCAGTTTGTCCCAAAATGCATTTTGCAGTCGCACACAATGTTTCTGCACCTGATGTTCCCAAAACTGGACGAATCGCAAAAGAAATATATTTTACGAAAAATTGAATAATTTTAAAATGAAATAAAATAGCCATCAATGCACCAAAAAATATTATTATAGTTGCAACTTTGATAGCAAAAATTAAACCCCAAGGACCTGCGGTATCAGTAAGCTTTCCAAAAACAAAACTCGAACCAACATTTGCAAAATCATAAAGCTTTGCAACACCTCTTGAAATAAAACTCAAAATTGCATTTCCAAAAGTTGTTTTAACAATAAAAAGCGCAAATAAAATTTGCATCAAAAGTGCGTTAATGACTAATTTAGGACGAATCCTTTTTTTGTTATTTGAAAATACAAAAGCAATTGTCAAAATTGTTAAAATTCCAACAAACCCCATGTAACGATTTTGATCTAGCAAATGTGCCAAAAGATTAAACATAAATTCTCCTAGAATGTTAAAAAATACAAACTTTTAAAACTTTATCAAAAATTTAAAAAGTTAATACAGAAATATTTTAATTAATAAAATTAATCAAATTTTTAAGAAAGAATCTGTTAGCATCTCTTTTGATTGCTGCAAGCTTATACCGCGACTTTGAAGATAAAAAAGTTGTTCTTCATTTAAACTGCTAAACGCTGCACCATGTTTGCAAATAACATCTTTGGACTCAACTTCAAGTTTTGGAATAAATATTACTTTAACATTTTTAGAAAGTGATAAAGATTTACTGTTTTCACACGCAATAACGTTTTTAAGATCTTTTTCGATACGGATCAGATTTTCACAATTTATTTTGGAATTTTCTTCAAGAACGGATTTAACTATCAAATCACTTTTACTATTGGATGCCAAGTGAACTTGATTTGTTTTTATAAAAACAGTTTGTGATGGTTGCAATTTAGCGCTAATTTTTAGACAAGCATCAGAATATTCACTAAGCAAATTAACCGTTATTTTGCGCGATAAACAATCAAATTTTGCATTTTCAATTTTTAATAAATAATTAAGCTTAACTTTGCTTTGCAAATTTAAAACAATCTCAAACTCTGCAAAACTTTCACAATCATCTATAAGCAAAACATCTTTTGAATCCACAAAATCTAAACTAATAAAATCTAAGCTTGAATCTTCTACAACCTGAGATAAAAATAACTTTTTCATATTTAATTACTCTCCATTTCAAGCTCAATTAGTCGATTCATTTCTATCGCATACTCCATAGGCAAAACTTTGACAAATGAATCAATAAATCCATTCACAATCATAGTTTGGGCATCTTGCCGCGAAATTCCACGACTCATCAAATAAAAAAGCTGTTCATCTTCTATTTTGCTTATTTTTGCTTCATGTCCAACATTGACATCACCATTTTCAATACTAATAAATGGGTAGGTATTTGAAATAGATTTGTCATCCAAAATTAAAGAATCACACTGAACAAATGATTTACAATTTTCAGCATTTTTTGCAAATTTCACAAAACTCCTAAAGTTTACAACTCCGCCATCTTTGCATATTGATTTTGAAATGATCCGCGAATTTGTATTTCCTGCTAAATGAATAGCTTTTGCACCACTATCTTGAGTTTGCTCATTTTTACTTGCAACAGAGATCGATAAAAGCTCACAACTTGCACCAGTTTCTTT from Candidatus Dependentiae bacterium includes:
- a CDS encoding NupC/NupG family nucleoside CNT transporter; this encodes MFNLLAHLLDQNRYMGFVGILTILTIAFVFSNNKKRIRPKLVINALLMQILFALFIVKTTFGNAILSFISRGVAKLYDFANVGSSFVFGKLTDTAGPWGLIFAIKVATIIIFFGALMAILFHFKIIQFFVKYISFAIRPVLGTSGAETLCATAKCILGQTEAPLLVKNYLPSMTDSEIFVIMVSGMATISGAILAVYGAMGVSMIHMFSASVMAIPGAILVAKILYPEVEKPKTMSGESVDMPVETSNVLDAVSRGTTDGLKLAVNILAMLITFISLIAMINYMLSSAGLFTLNDIFAKIFSPIAFLLGVPSQDVYTAGSLLGQKLVINEFVAYSSFVKANLADRTQVILTYALCGFANFSSIGIQIGGIGALCPTKRHVLIRLGFKALLGGTLVNLLNAAIISLII